GGCGTTGGCCCGGCTCGCCGCGACGGCCGCCGATGTGGTGCTGATGGATGTCCGCATGCCGCGGATGAACGGCGTCGAGTCGACGGAGCAGCTGCTGTCCCGGCCCGGGCCGGCGCCGCGGGTCGTCGTACTCACGACGTTCGACCTGGACGAATACGCCTTCGCCGCGCTACGCGCGGGTGCGAGCGGCTTCCTGCTCAAGGACGCTCCGCCGGAAGAGTTGCTGACTGCGATCCGCACCGTGCACCACGGCGATGCCGTGATCGCTGCGTCGACGACCCGCCGGCTCATCGACCACGTCGCCCGCGACCTGCCGGGCCCCGCCGGCGCGCCCGATCCGCTCACGGACCTCACCGACCGCGAGCGCGAGGTCTTCCTCGAAGTGGCGACCGGGGCGTCCAACCAGGAGATC
This region of Mycobacteriales bacterium genomic DNA includes:
- a CDS encoding response regulator transcription factor; the encoded protein is MTIKVFLVDDQALVRAGLGMVVDSQDDMEVVGEANDGAEALARLAATAADVVLMDVRMPRMNGVESTEQLLSRPGPAPRVVVLTTFDLDEYAFAALRAGASGFLLKDAPPEELLTAIRTVHHGDAVIAASTTRRLIDHVARDLPGPAGAPDPLTDLTDREREVFLEVATGASNQEIAGRLFLSEATVKTHVGRILAKLGLRDRVQAVVLAYEQGLVRPGR